Part of the Leucoraja erinacea ecotype New England chromosome 15, Leri_hhj_1, whole genome shotgun sequence genome, TATTCTGGGTAGTACCTGTGCATTTAATTGAGTTTAGGATTATTTTATTACATTATTACTGTAGCAATAGGATTGGACTTTTTTAGAAAATATGGTATGAATTACTGAATTATTGTATGAATTCAATTTAATATACATTTTTATCTTTCAGCAGGAAAGAGGAACAGTTAACAATGTTATCCCGATTCTCACGTTACATAAATTCCAGTGGTTCGGTTTTGAAGCAAAGAATCCAGGCGGTGACCTATTTTGGTGCCACGGAAGCTTCATTAAAAACTGACAAGTCAATCACTCCTGAAGAAATTTTTGCTCGTGAAGAAAAGTATGGCGCTCATAATTACCACCCCCTGCCTGTTGCGTTGGTCAGAGGAGAAGGTAAGCAATTCTAAATAGTAGATAACTACTACATCATTGTACAAATTATTGAATAATTCTGAGAGCTTTAGAGTTAAATGCAAATAGTATTCTAAGTTGGCAGTTGAAATGGATACGATCAAAGAGTAGACTATTGAGGTCATATTTGATTCGGTCATTTGATACAAGATCTAATTTTTACTCATCCACCTTGAAATACCATGACATGCCTCTTACCAGCAAGCAATTAGATTATATCAACTTGAATTTTGTCTTCTCTATTCCATGTGCAGTTTATTTAATGTATTGGTGTGCACCAAAAATTTCCTGAGGTGGTTTCGAAACTTTTGTTTTGTACTGCTAGATAGTCATCCACACCCAAAACGTGGCAATTCTGTAATACTTTGAATCATCTtgagatttggctcttagggctaaaggaatcgagggatatggagaaaaagcaggaacgtggtacggattttagatgatcagccatgatcataatcgtaatttattttaattttgcgACATACGGGGAagttggtttgccatacagtcgtaACAAAAAAGGaataagacacacaactacataaaaattggcataagcatccatcacagcggctcctccacgttcctcactgtgatggaaggcaataaagtcttatcttctcttctcctttcctcctgcggtcgggggaaTCGAACCAACCGGAGCCGGCGATCCAGATCCCACTTCGGGGTGAtctaagctcccgcatcggggcggtcgaactcctgcggcttggagttcccgaaatcAGTGTCTCACCGGAGACTGCGTGCTTCACAATGTTGAAGTTCGCAGCTCCCGCAGGTTAGAGCTCCAAAggccgatccctggcaaaggggtcGCCCGCTCTGAGATGATAAGTCCACAGGCCAGCGGTTTTGGAGCCCTAGGTGTCCGaaacaagaggccgccagctccacgatgttaggccgccgtGCCAATGGAGATCTCCGTCGAGGAGAGACAAGAAAAGTATCCCGCACCGCCCCCCACATATTACAAactcaaaataaactaaaacatacattttacaacaaactaaaaacacaaagaacgAAAAGACGAAGAGAGACCGTTGCCGAGGCAgccatcgtgcggcgccccttggtggatattgaatggcggtgctggcttgaatggttgaatagcctactcctgcacctactttctatgtttctatagtttctatgtttctatcatgcacATCCATATGACTATTTGCTAGATCATCTGAGGTTGCATAGTTTATATTTTGCAGTCTTGGGTCTTAAATTGTCAAAAACAAAGATCGACTTTACTCTATTTTGGCGATTGCATTTTGGCAACACAAACTAATTGTATAAATCTCAAGATGATTCAATTGTATATTTGATCATCGTATAATATTATGATTTATAGTGCCCCTTGACATGTAACAAACTGCTTGGCAACATACAGCAGCTATTTTAACATTTGTGCAGTAACGTAACTTAATGAAATTTCCATATTAATCCCCCCGCTCAAATTTTGTGCAAATTATCTGGCTATAAGCGAGTTTGGTGTTCCAAAAAACGCAAGGATtcgtgggatttgtcaaaggtcgaaCGCTATAATTTAAAATCGATTGGAGTGCTGTaggtctttttttttgtcttaaaAGGCATCAATCAATGTGCATTTTAAGCCTTTGTTGCTAAATTAATTCTCTTGTTAACAGTAAAATGATCTTAACATTTTAAGTAGAAACGTTTAACAATTAAAAGTCTTGATTAAATCTTGCAGGAATTTATGTGTGGGATGTTGAAGGCAGGCGGTACTTCGACTGCCTGAGTGCTTACAGTGCTGTGAATCAGGGACATTGTCATCCAAAGATTATTGCTGCACTTAAATCACAAGCTGATAAATTGACTCTCACTTCACGAGCTTTCTACAATAACGTACTGGGGGAATATGAAGAATATATTACTAAATTGTTCAACTACAACAAGTTGCTGCCGATGAATACAGGTATGTCTATTAAGCATTTACTGTTATTTTTACAAAGGTGCGGATTTCTTCAAATTTATGTTGTTTCTTCTTTGgtattgtatttccaatttgACAGACGCTAACATAAAAAAGTTCCACGAGGTGAACATTTTTCCGCCCAGCATCACCCAAGAGAGAATTAAGAAAAAATACACCTCTTCGAGTTCTTCATTTTTGTGATTCTACCATATTCTACCATAATTCTGTTTACTGATACATGTAAACTGGTCCAAGTTCATTGTGTATTTTGGTTACTGTATTGAACTGTGATTATGTTAAAGATTTCACTGGCAGCTTAAGATCCAGAATTGTATCTTTCTTTGCCTATCACTGCTTGAAGGTTGGTGACCTGCCAATATTGAACCCTATTTTTGTTGCTGATTTATACTGGCCTAAGTTCATTATATTTCTAGAAATGTGTACTTTAGTTACTTTATTGAACTGTGATCATGCTAAAGGTTTTTCAGGTAGTTTATGCTCAAGAATGTTTCTATTAATaccgttattttttttaatgataattaGTGGAGCTGATTAATCAAACCTACCATGAGTAATGGAGTCAACATTATAAACTGACACCCAGACATCTTTTCCGTACAAACCAGCATTTGAAAGACCATTGGATTTGATGATTGCTGCAGGCATCTGCCTGATTGGGGAACAGATCCTTCCCACAAGTCGTCTCTCCCCATCACTACCATCTCCTACATACCCAATATTCAGGTGTTGGAATGAGCTGTGCAGAGCTGGAAAAGCTGAGCGGGTTCCCTCACTCATCACTCAGTCATTGAGGCCAGCTGGTGGCTACTCTTTCTTACTTAACAGCTACTTCTGTGATCCTCTCCAGCAATATTTTAGTTCATTTCTGATTTCCAAACAGTTCTGGTTATGTACAGTTCTTGGGAATAGAACCTTGTTATAATGTGGGGACTTTATGTAAAAAGAGTCTTATTGCTGTATAAGTATTGATTAGTGATTCAATGCCCATAATGCAAGTTGGAATTCCATTATGGATTTGCTATCCTCCGAGTGGAATGGAAAATAAGCATGCACCAGTATAAGAATAAAGATCATAAACTGCCGACATGTAGTGAAATTGAAAGGCGGGTAAATGTACCTTAAAATTTGGTAATATTTTATTATATCTATTTCTAATTGCACTTTTCCTcctgtttaccagaattatgaatTAATTTGTGTTTAACTTCAATTTGTTTTTGGCAGTACTTTTTAAAACTTTGAGAACTAATTTTATTATTGTAGGTGTAGAAGGAGGAGAAACTGCCTGCAAGTTGGCTCGCAAATGGGCATATGAAGTTAAAGGAATTCCTAAATACAAAGCAAAAATCCTTTTTGCAGGTAAGATGTGAAGAATTaatgtaatatatatatttaataatctTGTTCCTCTAAATTACAGTTATCTTTATTCAAATCTCCTGGGTGCCAAACTGTTGGATCTGTGTAAAATCAATGCTTGGGTTTGAGGGTTTTAAATTCTTTaggatttaaataaataaaatctgcAGTTCTCTATTGGCATAATGATGCAAATATTTCTTACTcggttattttgtttattattttgaTTCTCGTGATATCCTTAACTTCTTAAAATTTAAACTTTATTTCCACCCTTCTTCAGCTGGCAATTTTTGGGGTAGGACTATATCTGCCATTTCCAGTTCAACAGACCCCAGTTGTTATGAAGGATTTGGCCCGTTTATGCCTGGGATTGAAATTATTCCATACAATGATCTGCCAGCAATCGAGGTATTGAAAGTTGAAATTACATTTGTTACAGGTGATATCTTGCTTTAATTCTGTTTAAAATTACTGTGAGCTGTTTCCATCCATTTCTCCAGCGTGCATTCCAAGACCCGAATATGGCAGCTTTTATGGTGGAACCCATCCAGGGAGAAGCCGGTGTAGTTGTTCCAGACAAAGGTTATCTTCAAGGAGTGAGAGAATTGTGCACAAAGTATAATGTGAGTTAAAAGAAGTAGTAGTATTGGAGTATAAGTTTGCTGAATTTGAACAGGGCATGCTTTTAATATGATTGTAATTGAATAGGTCCTATTCATTGCGGATGAAGTACAAACCGGACTGGCTAGAACTGGTCGCAGATTGGCATGTGATCATGAAGGCGTTAAACCAGATATTGTTATACTTGGAAAAGCACTCTCTGGGGGAGTATATCCTGTGAGTAATGTCTTACATGATTTTTGCATAAGTATCCTTGAACAGAGTAGATTTTGTTAGCACATATGTCACTTTCCTTGAGGTAGAGGGCATAAACCAGGCGATTATAAATTACCCCGCTTAGCATCTATTGACAAATTAGTAGAATCTTCTAGGCTAATAACTGAATTGCCAAAAAAAATGCATGGCTGGAGAAGGGCAACGGTAATTTGCCTTTTTTTCTTGAATGAATGATTAAATAAACAATGAAATGTCTCAGGTTAAGTTTTGTGGATGTCCAGAAAGCTCTCATGTAACCAAACATTTTATGGCCTTtcataaataattatttaaattcATGGAATTAAGGCAAATTAATGAATAGATTAGAAAATTGGCTGATTGACGTGAAACACAGTACGGCAATATTAACTTGCTTAAATTAATAAAATTATGGCCTGATAAGAATCTGAGCCACAACTGTTAATATTTTTAACTCTGATATAGAAAATTACTTATCCAAGCTTGCTGATGCCACATGGGATGGGGGAGACATTATGTGCATGGGAAATGACACCGTTTACAATTTGGGTCCAAAAAGAATGGAGCTGTGTACTGCAAAGTTAGACGTGATGaataagaaataaaaataaaaccggAAGTGCAGTTACACAAATCATTAAAATGTCATGAAAAGTGAAAATTCATTCAACCATCCATGTTGTCCAGCAGACTGGAATGCAAGGGAGAAGTTGTTGCAAGAGCGCTCTCATAAATTTATCTGGATTACAGGCAGTGCCGTACCACCAGTTGCCAGGAAATCAGTAGTGGACCTGTAGTAAGAAAATATCAGTTTCTTCAAGTGCATTGTATTTTTTCACAAATCAATTGAATACAGGTCCAATACTGATTTTCCAGCACACTTGGTTTCAGAGTTTTGCCATGTTATCCATTTTGTCAGACCAATGAAGGTCACAGCATTGGAGGGGGTTGagatcatcgttgaaaacatctacgggcacggtgccttacaatgccatgtacgacagtgattgcaatttctactgaagtgtggatgaccgttggctcactaggagctcatccgcgtTTGAcatgtcttgtttttggtcctgctagggatccacagccccctcctcacctcccaaaccaggtgggggaagacggtttagtcgccgactatccgaccatggagcaggtagcacgggattacatggtaccagtGGCGGGGGGCactccccctgacctgacctgaatTGTACTGAGGTACTGGTTTCCAAAATTGGCCGCAGAAGTTGTCTAATTAGAACGGATGTGCAGCTCTGCctaggccagagttccagagcctcaGTGCAGggggcaggtagtggaaggtctaaAATTTCCACtaactgcaacctctggcaaccaccttcaactagcatcgcaaccggcttcaactaaaaaattaccgatttttaaaacggcaacctatttttagtcgcggccgttttttaatttttttgaaataatcgcccggaacatagaagaagcggaaacaacTTTCGATCATTAGGGAGACTGatgaaaacctctgggaaccgcatggaaaccttgggtggggcacaaagtctccagaggtttccgttcaggtttcctaagtgggacaggggcataaggatgcgGACTGGGATTCCATCCGGTTCAGGGCTGTCGCCTCTCTTTGATTTAAAGCTTATATAGTTTAGTAGCAGCTAAAAGTTTGCATTGATTGTGATTATCCTTACAATATAATTTTGCTCCAAGAAAGATGTagctgacaattaaaaattgccgATTTATTTTTCAGATTTCAGCTGTTTTATGTAATGATGAAATTATGTTGACCATTAAGCCAGGTCAGCACGGGTCTACATATGGTGGCAATCCATTGGCATGTCGCATTGCTATTGCTGCCCTAGAGGTAGGTCTCAGAAATAGGACGTTGGTTACAGCAATCAGTTTTAAAACCAATGCATGTCCGATTAATGTAATAAATTCCACCTCCCTTATTTTATCCCAATGACTTCCTCTGGTGGCTGTAATATTTCATGAAAATGGATTAAAAGAAAAATAAGTTTATCACAGAATTTATAAACCTGCAGGTGGGCATGGGTGGTTCACTTTGCCAAACAAGTCAAAATTTTTACACGGCGTTATCCAGTATTTAATTTcttgtcacacactcatctctctccgctgccatcgggtagaaggtacaggtgcctgaaatctgcaacatcgcagcaatgcaagaatttcattgtcctatctgggacacatgacaataaactctcttgactcttgactaactCCTTTGCACAGAAGCAAGCTCCAACCTATCCCATCTTTCTCAAGGCTAAAATTTACCGGTCCAGGGAATGTCCTTGTACTTCAGTACAGTTACATATCCCTGTAATTTAACAACCAGAACTGTCTGCAGTACCTTTGTTAATATGTATGCAAATCATATAGATAATATCTGCTCTTGCGTTCCATGCCCAGGTAATGATAAAAGAACAAGATATGCTTTCCATTATTATATCGACTACACTGTTCCCTTTTAAGATTCTGACTCTGTTCCTTCacacctctccctctattcccattGTGCATGCTCGTATGTTGTTGCTCCTCCCAAATCTGATCTCAGTGTTTGTCTGTACTTTACTCATGTCTGCATGGACTTTCTGTGCTCCATTGGGTTCAATAACTTAGGCTGCAGAGGTGCAGGTATTTCAGAAACAGGATTATTTGCAAGGAGGTTCTAGGCTACGGGTGGTAGTTCCTCAGACCCTGACATCTGAGATTCTGACCTTTACAAACATTTGAAAGAGGTGTGGTTAATTAATTTAACATGTTTTTAATTAATATCTCAAAAGAATTAAAATCTAAAGCGGTAATGATATTAAGTTAAAGAACAAACTatagtctctgaagaagggtcctgaaccgaagcctcacctgtccatgttccccagtgatgctggctgacccggtgagttactgcagcattttgccttaaaaaaaaaaaaacagcatctgcagtcccttgtttctgctATCATTCAATATGCAGTTTTTCATTCTGTTCGCATTTCAATAAATGGGTTCATGCATCATGGCTGGTGTAAGGGTCTTCCTTATAataagggtcacccattccttctccacaagAGAGCCtacccctctgagttactcgtgcattttgtgtctgtttggtttaaaactagcatctgcagttccttcatacacactaaacttatgaatttgttttttttttcttttgcatttCTTGAACTAAAATGTAAAGGTCCTTGAAGAAGAGAAACTGGCAGAAAATTCAGAAGAAATGGGAATGCTCTTTCGAAGTGAGCTGATGAAACTGCCGTCAGATGTTGTGACTGCTGTGCGAGGAAAGGGATTATTAAATGCGATTGTTATTAAAAATACAAAAGGTACAAAATGGCTGTGATTTCTTGCTCTTTTACACCACAAA contains:
- the oat gene encoding ornithine aminotransferase, mitochondrial; translated protein: MLSRFSRYINSSGSVLKQRIQAVTYFGATEASLKTDKSITPEEIFAREEKYGAHNYHPLPVALVRGEGIYVWDVEGRRYFDCLSAYSAVNQGHCHPKIIAALKSQADKLTLTSRAFYNNVLGEYEEYITKLFNYNKLLPMNTGVEGGETACKLARKWAYEVKGIPKYKAKILFAAGNFWGRTISAISSSTDPSCYEGFGPFMPGIEIIPYNDLPAIERAFQDPNMAAFMVEPIQGEAGVVVPDKGYLQGVRELCTKYNVLFIADEVQTGLARTGRRLACDHEGVKPDIVILGKALSGGVYPISAVLCNDEIMLTIKPGQHGSTYGGNPLACRIAIAALEVLEEEKLAENSEEMGMLFRSELMKLPSDVVTAVRGKGLLNAIVIKNTKDFDAMDVCLRLRDNGLLAKPTHGDIIRLAPPLVIKEEEIRESVDIIQKTILSF